The following proteins come from a genomic window of Sulfitobacter indolifex:
- a CDS encoding sulfotransferase domain-containing protein — protein MRDLANVKLIHFADLKRDLPGQIRSIAAFLDIDVAPNTMAAILLHCSFNYMKENASASVPLGGAFWEGGAKTFIYKGTNGRWREQLGRDVSERYRARAERELGYDCAR, from the coding sequence TTGCGCGACCTTGCCAACGTGAAACTGATCCACTTTGCCGATCTCAAACGCGATCTTCCCGGCCAAATCCGCAGCATCGCTGCCTTTCTTGACATCGACGTGGCACCGAACACCATGGCGGCCATCCTGCTTCACTGTTCGTTCAACTATATGAAAGAGAATGCCTCTGCCTCGGTGCCGCTGGGCGGTGCCTTCTGGGAAGGTGGCGCAAAGACATTTATCTACAAAGGGACAAATGGGCGTTGGCGCGAACAACTCGGCCGCGATGTGAGTGAAAGGTATCGGGCGCGCGCCGAGCGTGAATTGGGGTACGATTGCGCCCGGTAG
- a CDS encoding LysR family transcriptional regulator, translated as MSDRFDMATLSRLRLKQLALVVSLSETRNLHASARALNLSQPGATKLLQEVERILGVELFRRGSKGMEPSAFGTEAARHARTVLTEIDRLTNQMSAMARGELGSVRMGAVMEAVPGVLTEVFNNLLQSGKGPLINLTISTSDHLVEALTEGELDLALGRPVEHIDMGNIRFEPLWAEELSIVAAATHPLVEAASLSLEHLLDYDWILQPRPSPMRTSIELTFARAGLALPNNRLETSSMLMTVNLVNRSNRLAVLPRSVARFYIKAGLVTELGVELDGYMGRYGLLIPNMDEPDPNVEALVRYIQTVVG; from the coding sequence GTGAGCGACAGATTTGATATGGCGACCCTCTCGCGGTTGCGTCTGAAACAGCTTGCCCTCGTGGTCAGCCTATCCGAGACACGCAACCTGCATGCCTCGGCCCGCGCGCTTAATCTGTCGCAACCGGGGGCCACCAAGCTGTTGCAGGAAGTTGAGCGGATACTTGGCGTTGAGCTATTTAGGCGTGGCTCGAAGGGGATGGAGCCTTCTGCCTTTGGCACGGAAGCCGCCCGCCATGCTCGCACCGTTCTTACCGAGATAGATCGTCTGACAAACCAGATGAGCGCAATGGCACGCGGAGAATTGGGCAGCGTCCGCATGGGCGCGGTGATGGAAGCGGTCCCCGGCGTCCTGACCGAGGTGTTCAACAACCTGCTCCAGTCGGGAAAGGGACCTTTGATCAACCTGACGATCTCAACATCGGATCACCTCGTCGAAGCATTGACGGAAGGCGAGCTTGATTTGGCCCTCGGTCGGCCAGTTGAGCATATTGATATGGGTAACATTCGCTTTGAGCCGCTATGGGCAGAAGAATTGTCCATCGTCGCCGCGGCAACTCATCCACTTGTTGAGGCGGCTTCGCTCTCTTTAGAGCACCTGCTTGACTACGACTGGATATTACAGCCGCGGCCCAGCCCGATGCGGACCTCGATCGAACTGACTTTTGCGCGTGCAGGGCTTGCCCTGCCAAACAATCGGCTCGAGACGTCTTCCATGCTTATGACGGTGAACTTGGTGAACCGCAGCAATCGGCTGGCCGTTCTGCCGCGTTCCGTTGCGCGGTTTTATATCAAGGCTGGATTGGTCACTGAACTGGGCGTGGAGCTTGACGGATATATGGGCCGCTATGGCCTATTGATCCCAAACATGGATGAACCCGATCCAAATGTGGAAGCGCTGGTAAGGTATATTCAAACCGTCGTCGGGTGA
- a CDS encoding dihydrodipicolinate synthase family protein encodes MTQYSGIWPVAPTPFHPDGSLDLDGMRRVLDCLIDQGADGLCVLANFSEQFLLSDAERETLTRLSLEHVAGRVPVIVTISHYATTIAVERAQFAKDLGADMVMMMPPYHGATLKGSPDQTFEQFRAVGEVGIPIMVQDAPMSGVDLPVPLLVKMAQQIEMVKLFKIECALVANKMRALIEAGGDAIEGPFDGEEGITLLADLDAGARGAMTSGMIVDQIKPVITHHLAGRIDEAVEAYTRVLPAINHENRLCGWRSCKAAMVEGGVIGSEFSRHPIEPLHPAIRARLIDLLRRLDPMVLRWGKS; translated from the coding sequence ATGACCCAGTATTCCGGCATCTGGCCTGTCGCGCCGACCCCGTTTCACCCCGACGGCAGCCTCGACCTCGACGGGATGCGCCGCGTCCTTGATTGTTTGATCGATCAGGGTGCGGACGGCCTCTGTGTTCTGGCAAATTTTTCGGAACAGTTCCTGTTGTCGGACGCCGAGCGCGAGACCTTGACGCGCCTGTCGCTCGAGCATGTGGCGGGCCGCGTTCCAGTCATCGTTACCATCAGCCACTACGCGACAACCATCGCCGTTGAGCGGGCGCAATTTGCGAAAGACCTTGGCGCGGACATGGTCATGATGATGCCGCCCTATCACGGTGCAACGCTGAAAGGATCGCCGGACCAGACGTTTGAGCAATTCCGGGCGGTGGGCGAAGTCGGCATTCCGATCATGGTTCAGGATGCGCCGATGTCTGGGGTCGATCTGCCAGTGCCGCTGCTGGTCAAAATGGCGCAGCAGATCGAAATGGTGAAACTGTTCAAGATTGAATGTGCCCTTGTTGCGAACAAGATGCGCGCGCTGATTGAAGCGGGCGGGGATGCCATTGAGGGGCCGTTTGACGGCGAAGAGGGCATCACGCTACTGGCCGATCTGGACGCAGGCGCGCGCGGAGCGATGACCTCGGGCATGATCGTGGATCAGATTAAACCGGTCATAACGCATCATCTGGCAGGGCGGATAGACGAAGCGGTAGAGGCCTATACCCGAGTTCTGCCTGCCATTAACCACGAAAATCGCCTTTGTGGTTGGAGGTCGTGCAAAGCAGCGATGGTAGAGGGTGGCGTGATCGGCTCCGAATTCAGCCGTCATCCGATTGAACCGCTGCATCCCGCGATCCGCGCCCGCCTTATCGACCTTCTACGCAGACTGGACCCCATGGTCCTCCGTTGGGGGAAATCCTAA
- a CDS encoding aldehyde dehydrogenase family protein, which translates to MQNYDNLIGGKWVAEAEAMPNINPSNTNDILGNYARGDAASVDAAVEAARAALPGWAGATPQLRHDVLEATGATIMARKDELGRLLSREEGKTLAEGIGEVTRAAQLFKFFAGEALRLGGEVLPSVRPGVEVMIEREPVGVVGLITPWNFPIAIPAWKAAPALAYGNCVILKPAELTPGCAWEIANILKESGCPDGVFNLVMGSGRTVGAQMVAHPGIDAISFTGSVATGRQIAVQCAENGKKVQLEMGGKNPMVVLDDADLDVAVGASLNGAFFSTGQRCTASSRLIVTAGIHDAFVEKLSAEVAKLKVGDALDPETQIGPVVDERQLQQNLSYVDLARSEGCEVIGGEAMDGQGFFQRPALFVHATNDMRSSREEIFGPCASVIRVADYDEALAVANDTEFGLSAGICTTSLKHASHFRRHIQAGMVMVNLPTAGVDYHVPFGGRKGSSYGAKEQGTYAREFYTQIKTSYIAP; encoded by the coding sequence ATGCAGAATTACGACAATCTGATCGGCGGCAAATGGGTCGCCGAAGCTGAAGCCATGCCGAACATCAACCCGTCCAACACGAATGACATCCTGGGCAACTATGCCCGGGGGGATGCCGCATCGGTCGATGCTGCTGTGGAGGCGGCCCGCGCCGCCTTGCCCGGCTGGGCCGGAGCGACGCCGCAGCTGCGCCACGATGTGCTCGAGGCGACTGGCGCTACCATCATGGCGCGCAAGGATGAACTGGGACGCCTGCTTAGCCGTGAAGAGGGCAAGACCCTTGCGGAAGGCATTGGTGAGGTCACCCGCGCCGCGCAACTTTTCAAGTTTTTCGCAGGCGAAGCGCTGCGGCTGGGGGGCGAAGTGTTGCCCTCTGTCCGCCCCGGCGTTGAGGTCATGATCGAGCGTGAGCCGGTGGGGGTGGTCGGGTTGATCACGCCGTGGAACTTCCCCATCGCCATTCCGGCGTGGAAGGCAGCACCAGCGCTGGCCTATGGCAACTGCGTCATTCTAAAACCTGCCGAACTCACCCCCGGCTGCGCTTGGGAGATCGCCAATATCCTCAAGGAAAGCGGGTGCCCTGACGGGGTGTTCAATCTGGTGATGGGAAGCGGGCGCACCGTGGGCGCGCAGATGGTGGCGCACCCGGGTATCGATGCGATCAGCTTTACTGGCTCAGTCGCGACAGGCCGCCAGATCGCTGTACAATGCGCCGAAAACGGCAAGAAAGTTCAGCTCGAAATGGGTGGCAAAAACCCCATGGTGGTGCTGGATGACGCTGACCTTGATGTGGCCGTGGGGGCCTCCCTGAACGGCGCTTTCTTTAGCACGGGCCAGCGTTGTACGGCGTCATCGCGATTGATTGTCACGGCTGGGATTCACGATGCGTTTGTGGAAAAGCTTTCGGCCGAAGTCGCCAAGCTAAAGGTCGGCGATGCGCTCGACCCGGAAACCCAGATCGGTCCCGTCGTCGACGAACGGCAATTGCAGCAAAACCTCTCCTACGTCGATCTTGCGCGCTCCGAAGGCTGTGAAGTGATCGGTGGCGAGGCCATGGACGGGCAGGGGTTCTTTCAACGCCCTGCGCTGTTCGTCCATGCGACAAACGACATGCGCAGCAGCCGAGAAGAAATCTTTGGTCCCTGCGCCAGCGTGATCCGGGTAGCCGACTATGATGAAGCTTTGGCCGTCGCCAATGACACCGAGTTTGGCCTGTCCGCAGGCATTTGCACAACCTCGCTGAAACACGCGAGCCATTTTCGCCGCCATATTCAGGCCGGCATGGTGATGGTCAACCTGCCCACGGCGGGTGTGGACTATCACGTGCCGTTTGGCGGGCGCAAAGGCTCCAGCTATGGCGCCAAGGAGCAGGGCACCTACGCCCGTGAATTTTATACACAAATCAAAACGAGTTATATCGCACCATGA
- a CDS encoding L-rhamnonate dehydratase has protein sequence MKIKSVRTRVWNWTGPTVPPQGNFCTNASDALWMKGDTMSSFRFHQWLTCEVETEDGTIGIGNAALAPTVVKKAIDELLAPLVIGEDPFDNAYIWEKMYRRSHAWGRKGIGMTAISAIDIAIWDLMGKLANKPVFKLLGGRTKEKIPVYYSKLYADSVEAMQREAEEAMKGGYSAFKTRFGFGPKDGMPGMRENLKRVEALREVVGYDNDLMLECYMGWNLDYAKRMLPKLAKYEPRWLEEPVIADDVNGYRELNAMNIVPISGGEHEYSVIGCADLIRSGAVSVLQYDTNRVGGITAAQKINAIAEAFQVPVIPHAGQMHNYHLTMANVNCPMSEYFPVFDVEVGNELFYYIFEGDPEAQDGFLQLDDDLPGLGISISDKHLKNFEITE, from the coding sequence ATGAAGATCAAATCTGTCCGTACCCGTGTCTGGAACTGGACCGGCCCGACCGTCCCGCCGCAGGGCAACTTCTGCACCAACGCCTCTGACGCGCTGTGGATGAAGGGTGATACGATGTCATCATTCCGTTTTCACCAGTGGTTGACCTGCGAGGTTGAAACCGAGGACGGCACCATCGGCATCGGCAACGCGGCCCTCGCACCCACCGTGGTAAAGAAAGCAATCGACGAACTGCTGGCCCCACTGGTGATCGGTGAAGACCCTTTTGATAACGCCTATATCTGGGAAAAAATGTACCGCCGCAGCCACGCCTGGGGCCGCAAAGGGATCGGGATGACGGCGATCTCAGCCATCGACATCGCGATCTGGGATCTGATGGGCAAGCTGGCCAACAAGCCCGTGTTTAAGCTGCTTGGTGGCCGCACCAAAGAAAAGATCCCGGTCTATTACTCGAAACTATACGCCGACAGTGTCGAGGCCATGCAGCGCGAGGCCGAAGAAGCGATGAAGGGCGGGTACTCCGCCTTCAAAACCCGCTTCGGCTTTGGCCCCAAGGACGGCATGCCGGGCATGCGCGAGAACCTCAAGCGCGTCGAAGCGCTGCGCGAGGTGGTTGGGTACGATAACGACCTCATGTTGGAATGCTACATGGGGTGGAACTTGGACTATGCCAAACGGATGCTGCCCAAGCTTGCGAAATATGAGCCGCGTTGGCTGGAAGAGCCGGTGATCGCAGATGATGTGAACGGCTACCGCGAGCTGAACGCCATGAACATCGTGCCGATCTCGGGCGGGGAGCATGAATATTCGGTAATTGGTTGTGCCGATCTGATCCGCTCCGGTGCAGTCAGCGTGCTGCAATATGACACCAACCGTGTTGGTGGCATCACGGCGGCGCAAAAGATCAACGCGATTGCCGAGGCCTTTCAGGTCCCGGTTATCCCCCATGCCGGACAGATGCATAACTATCACCTGACCATGGCAAACGTGAATTGCCCAATGTCAGAATACTTCCCCGTGTTCGACGTCGAGGTAGGTAACGAGCTGTTTTATTACATCTTTGAAGGCGATCCAGAGGCACAGGACGGGTTCTTGCAGCTGGACGATGATCTGCCCGGGCTCGGCATCTCCATCTCCGACAAGCATCTGAAAAATTTCGAGATAACGGAGTAA
- a CDS encoding 4-hydroxythreonine-4-phosphate dehydrogenase PdxA, translating to MSSEKPRLILTLGDPAGIGSELVARLLSDAEACKAADVLIVGDEAELQDGMSIAGTSFDYKRVSDAAALNDDPDLPLFLSIGKDGREWARAEATSAGGQHCLETLGYGLDMVAKGAADALVFAPLNKASLHAAGMTQSDELHWFADRLGHNGSVSEINVMEGLWTSRVTSHVALRNVADLITEDKIIEATRLIHDALIAGGNAQPRIGVCGLNPHNGDNGNFGTEEIDIIIPAVERAKALGLPVEGPYPSDTIFLKAVAKELDAIVTLYHDQGQIAIKLLGFWQGVTVQGGLPVPITTPAHGTAFDIRGAGKANPGPMRAAWNIACEMGMRRRQTQNIIKVD from the coding sequence ATGAGTTCGGAAAAACCCCGCCTGATCCTGACCTTAGGCGACCCTGCGGGCATCGGCTCTGAGCTGGTGGCGCGACTGCTGAGCGACGCAGAAGCTTGCAAGGCGGCCGATGTACTGATCGTCGGCGACGAGGCTGAATTACAGGACGGCATGTCCATCGCCGGGACCAGCTTTGACTATAAGCGCGTTTCCGATGCTGCCGCGCTAAACGACGACCCCGACCTGCCATTGTTTTTAAGCATCGGTAAGGACGGGCGGGAGTGGGCACGCGCCGAAGCGACATCCGCCGGGGGGCAGCACTGCCTTGAGACACTGGGCTATGGTCTCGACATGGTGGCGAAGGGGGCTGCCGACGCGTTGGTCTTTGCTCCACTGAACAAGGCCTCGCTGCACGCGGCGGGCATGACCCAATCGGACGAATTGCACTGGTTCGCGGACCGGCTGGGCCACAACGGCTCGGTGTCAGAGATCAACGTGATGGAAGGGCTGTGGACCAGCCGCGTGACCAGTCATGTCGCCCTGCGCAACGTGGCCGATCTGATCACCGAGGACAAGATCATTGAGGCCACGCGCTTGATCCATGATGCATTGATCGCAGGCGGCAACGCGCAACCACGCATTGGTGTCTGCGGCTTGAACCCACACAACGGCGACAACGGCAATTTTGGCACCGAAGAGATCGACATTATCATTCCGGCGGTCGAACGGGCCAAGGCGCTTGGGCTGCCGGTCGAGGGGCCATACCCCTCGGACACGATCTTTCTCAAGGCCGTGGCCAAGGAGTTGGACGCGATCGTCACGCTTTACCACGATCAGGGGCAAATCGCGATCAAGCTGCTGGGCTTTTGGCAGGGGGTGACGGTGCAGGGCGGCTTGCCCGTGCCGATTACAACCCCAGCCCATGGCACCGCCTTTGACATCCGCGGCGCGGGTAAGGCCAACCCTGGCCCGATGCGCGCCGCGTGGAACATCGCCTGCGAAATGGGGATGCGCCGCCGCCAGACCCAAAACATTATAAAAGTGGATTGA
- a CDS encoding TRAP transporter large permease, whose protein sequence is MTLLIAAIVLIGLILINVPIAVAIGLVSIGGFVLTTGTNQLYDMTIALYSGATSFPLIAIPLFILAGNLMNTSGISVRLINFVSALIGFVRGGLGMVNIGVSMVFAEISGSAVADVAATGTVLIPEMKRRGYSRTLAAAITSSSASLAIIIPPSIPMILYGAIAETSVLKLFVAGIIPGVLGGGLLMLVTYFLAIRYDLPRGEGFDLKHIKRTFREAFWALTMPVIILGGIFSGLVTATEGAGLAVLAALVIGLFIYRDLDIWRLRRTMLEGVSQTGVVMLLVASSAALGLFLTQAQVPQQLAAQITEVTTNPLIVLALLNVLLLVLGMFLHGAAAIILVVPVVMPLVTAVGIDPVHFGIIVTLNLAIGQQTPPVASVLITSCSIAKAGIWETSRTNLPFIGVLAFILLLVTYVPSVSLVLTEYMQ, encoded by the coding sequence ATGACACTCCTGATTGCTGCAATTGTGCTGATCGGCCTGATCCTGATCAATGTGCCGATTGCCGTCGCTATTGGCCTGGTGTCGATTGGCGGCTTCGTCCTCACCACCGGCACCAACCAGCTTTATGACATGACGATCGCGCTTTATTCGGGTGCCACGTCTTTCCCTCTGATCGCGATCCCGCTGTTCATTCTGGCGGGCAACTTGATGAACACCTCTGGCATTTCGGTGCGGCTGATCAACTTCGTCTCAGCGCTGATCGGCTTTGTGCGTGGCGGGCTTGGCATGGTCAACATTGGTGTTTCGATGGTGTTTGCCGAAATCTCCGGCTCTGCCGTGGCCGACGTGGCCGCGACCGGGACTGTTCTGATCCCAGAGATGAAGCGGCGCGGCTATTCCCGCACTTTGGCGGCGGCGATCACGTCTTCTTCCGCCTCGCTTGCGATTATCATTCCACCGTCGATCCCAATGATCCTCTACGGCGCGATTGCGGAGACATCTGTGCTAAAGCTCTTTGTCGCGGGCATCATTCCGGGCGTTCTGGGGGGCGGATTGCTGATGCTGGTGACCTATTTCCTGGCCATCCGCTATGATCTGCCGCGCGGCGAAGGGTTTGACCTAAAGCACATCAAGCGCACGTTCCGTGAAGCGTTCTGGGCGTTGACCATGCCGGTCATCATCCTCGGCGGTATTTTCTCGGGCCTTGTGACGGCGACGGAAGGGGCAGGGCTTGCTGTTTTGGCTGCCCTTGTGATCGGGCTGTTCATCTACCGTGATCTCGACATCTGGCGTCTGCGGCGCACCATGTTGGAAGGCGTCAGCCAGACCGGCGTCGTGATGCTGCTCGTGGCCTCATCCGCTGCGCTAGGGCTGTTCCTGACGCAGGCGCAGGTGCCGCAGCAGCTTGCCGCGCAGATCACCGAAGTGACAACCAATCCGCTGATCGTACTGGCGCTGCTGAACGTGCTGCTGCTGGTGCTGGGCATGTTCCTACACGGTGCCGCCGCGATCATTCTGGTAGTGCCTGTTGTGATGCCTTTGGTCACCGCTGTTGGGATCGACCCCGTGCATTTCGGCATCATCGTGACGCTGAACCTCGCCATTGGTCAGCAGACACCCCCCGTCGCATCGGTGCTGATCACCTCGTGCTCCATCGCCAAGGCCGGCATCTGGGAAACTTCGCGGACCAATCTGCCTTTCATCGGCGTGCTCGCCTTCATCCTTTTGCTGGTGACCTATGTGCCATCGGTATCGCTCGTTTTGACGGAGTATATGCAATGA
- a CDS encoding TRAP transporter small permease, with amino-acid sequence MIQLAEKTLLRLIETICLVLLLTLTCAVIYSTTMRYLGSSPSWYDEIASVLLAWLTYFGATYAVFLRQHMGFAGLVSALPRNLALAVALFSELLVLAYFAITGWFGYAVLRVAAYDSLLSLRWLTLDIVQSVIPVTAVLMIIGTIMTMPRALREVASGIDREHAEIEHAIAEAEAEAATLSLKKEQK; translated from the coding sequence ATGATCCAACTTGCGGAAAAGACGTTGCTACGTCTGATCGAGACCATTTGCTTGGTCTTGCTTCTGACGCTTACCTGCGCCGTCATCTACTCAACCACCATGCGCTATCTGGGGTCTTCGCCCAGTTGGTATGATGAAATTGCCAGCGTGCTGCTGGCATGGCTCACCTACTTTGGCGCGACCTATGCGGTGTTTTTGCGCCAGCATATGGGTTTTGCGGGTCTGGTTTCGGCCCTTCCGCGAAACCTAGCGCTTGCGGTGGCATTGTTCTCAGAATTGCTGGTGCTGGCCTATTTCGCGATTACGGGTTGGTTCGGCTATGCTGTCCTCCGCGTAGCTGCCTACGACTCGCTGCTTAGCTTGCGCTGGCTGACCTTGGACATCGTGCAATCGGTTATTCCGGTTACTGCCGTGCTGATGATCATTGGCACAATCATGACCATGCCTCGGGCCCTGCGCGAAGTTGCCTCCGGTATCGACCGTGAACATGCCGAGATCGAGCATGCTATCGCAGAAGCCGAGGCCGAAGCCGCGACGCTCTCACTCAAGAAAGAACAGAAATGA
- a CDS encoding TRAP transporter substrate-binding protein codes for MKKISCSLAASLFITTSMLAASPVMADTYIVAVGAASNSLQGRSAEKFATDLQAKLGDAHKVEFYADGQLGDEKELLQKLRLGTVQFTLVSSIMTNVAPEFALFDMPFLVKDRAHLKAIDAEIVMTELAPKAEDQGLHVLSTWENGFRQITNSVRAINTPADLEGLKIRTPSSEWRVAMFKEWGANPTPMSFSEVFVALQTGTMDGQENPLTNIVGANFQEVQKHLSLTGHVYSPTYLTTGSDTWSGLPADVQAAVTDVAATVQDWSLAEGETADNELVEKVRAAGVEVNEADKASFVAASAPVYEAFAAQVSGGAELVSRAQALAE; via the coding sequence ATGAAAAAAATTAGCTGCAGCTTGGCTGCGAGTCTGTTCATCACGACGTCCATGTTGGCCGCCAGTCCCGTTATGGCCGATACCTATATCGTGGCAGTTGGGGCCGCATCCAACAGTCTGCAAGGTCGGAGCGCCGAGAAGTTTGCAACAGATCTACAGGCGAAACTGGGCGACGCGCATAAGGTTGAGTTTTATGCCGACGGACAGTTGGGCGATGAAAAAGAGCTGCTTCAAAAGTTGCGCCTCGGCACCGTTCAGTTCACGCTGGTTTCGTCCATTATGACCAACGTGGCCCCTGAATTTGCTCTGTTCGACATGCCCTTTCTGGTCAAGGACCGGGCGCACCTCAAGGCGATTGACGCGGAAATCGTCATGACCGAACTTGCGCCAAAGGCCGAGGATCAAGGCCTGCATGTCCTGTCCACATGGGAAAACGGCTTTCGCCAGATTACCAACTCTGTACGCGCGATCAACACACCCGCCGATTTGGAAGGTCTGAAGATCAGAACGCCATCGTCCGAATGGCGCGTTGCGATGTTCAAGGAATGGGGGGCCAACCCGACGCCGATGTCTTTCTCGGAAGTCTTCGTAGCCTTGCAGACCGGCACGATGGACGGGCAGGAAAACCCGCTGACAAACATCGTCGGCGCGAATTTTCAGGAAGTACAGAAGCACCTCAGCCTGACAGGTCACGTCTATTCGCCGACCTACCTGACCACCGGCAGTGACACCTGGAGCGGGCTGCCAGCCGACGTGCAGGCCGCCGTCACCGACGTCGCTGCCACCGTGCAGGACTGGTCGCTTGCCGAAGGTGAAACCGCCGACAACGAGCTGGTTGAGAAAGTCCGTGCGGCGGGTGTGGAAGTGAACGAAGCCGATAAGGCATCTTTCGTAGCTGCTTCCGCTCCGGTTTATGAAGCCTTTGCCGCACAGGTTTCTGGCGGAGCTGAACTGGTCAGCCGCGCGCAGGCTCTGGCCGAGTAA
- a CDS encoding cytochrome c biogenesis CcdA family protein, with protein sequence MFDVSSLGVIAALLAGTISFVSPCVLPLVPGYVSYIAGRTGPTGAARSRGQAVWLSFCFVLGFSTIFMALGASATALGQSLLRWRFELNLIGGAVVILFGLFMLGAARIQSMERDLRFNLDLPGGQPVAAYVLGLAFGFGWTPCIGPILGAILTASAASATVSEGVWLLAIYSAGLGVPFLIVAAFTDQVAARLRAIGAVGRRLHQVAGGVMVLMGIAMMTGQLSAFSWWLLETFPVLGTIG encoded by the coding sequence ATGTTTGATGTCTCCTCCCTCGGGGTGATCGCCGCCTTGCTGGCCGGGACGATCTCCTTTGTCTCGCCCTGCGTCTTGCCACTGGTGCCGGGCTACGTCTCCTATATCGCCGGGCGCACTGGACCCACGGGCGCGGCGCGCAGCCGTGGCCAAGCGGTGTGGCTGAGCTTTTGTTTCGTGTTGGGGTTCTCAACAATCTTCATGGCGCTCGGTGCATCGGCCACAGCATTGGGGCAGTCGCTCTTGCGCTGGCGGTTTGAGCTGAACCTTATCGGGGGCGCTGTTGTGATCCTTTTTGGGCTGTTCATGCTGGGGGCCGCGCGCATTCAATCAATGGAGCGTGACCTGCGGTTCAACCTCGATCTGCCCGGCGGGCAGCCGGTGGCGGCCTATGTGCTGGGCCTCGCTTTCGGCTTTGGTTGGACCCCCTGTATCGGACCGATCCTCGGCGCAATCCTGACGGCCAGTGCGGCAAGCGCCACGGTATCGGAAGGTGTTTGGCTATTGGCGATCTATTCGGCAGGGCTTGGGGTGCCGTTTCTGATCGTGGCCGCCTTTACCGATCAGGTCGCAGCGCGCCTGCGGGCGATTGGTGCGGTTGGGCGGCGTCTGCATCAAGTGGCAGGCGGGGTCATGGTCCTCATGGGGATCGCGATGATGACGGGCCAACTGAGCGCTTTTTCGTGGTGGTTATTGGAAACCTTCCCAGTGTTGGGGACAATTGGGTGA
- a CDS encoding SCO family protein, which translates to MTKITPTHRRLRIALWTAAIAAAVALAGFAVMRPGHIPSHQPVYRGDADIRSDFTLINHDGQTVTQDDYKGRWQLVFFGFTHCPDICPTTLAYMGSVLDQLGSDASQVAPLFVTVDPERDTPEVLKGYIANFHPQLIGLTGNKAQVAATAEAFKVYHEMLSNEDAADGYIMAHAGHIYLMAPDGRFDAVFLESAQPAEEMAEQISMRIAKEKRNQ; encoded by the coding sequence ATGACAAAGATCACCCCGACCCACCGTCGGCTTCGCATTGCCCTTTGGACCGCCGCAATTGCCGCCGCCGTTGCCCTTGCGGGTTTCGCCGTGATGCGCCCCGGCCATATCCCTTCGCATCAGCCCGTCTATCGCGGCGACGCGGATATTCGTTCCGATTTCACGTTAATTAACCACGACGGCCAGACTGTCACGCAGGACGATTACAAAGGTCGCTGGCAGCTTGTATTCTTCGGCTTCACCCATTGCCCCGACATCTGCCCAACCACTTTGGCCTATATGGGCAGCGTGCTTGATCAGCTTGGGTCTGACGCAAGCCAAGTTGCCCCGCTGTTTGTGACCGTGGACCCAGAGCGCGACACGCCTGAGGTTCTCAAAGGCTATATTGCGAACTTCCACCCCCAGTTGATCGGGCTGACGGGGAACAAAGCGCAGGTGGCTGCGACTGCGGAGGCCTTCAAGGTCTACCATGAGATGCTCTCGAACGAGGACGCGGCTGACGGCTACATCATGGCCCATGCGGGCCACATTTACCTGATGGCTCCGGATGGTCGGTTCGATGCTGTCTTTCTTGAAAGCGCGCAACCCGCCGAGGAAATGGCCGAACAAATTTCTATGCGCATCGCGAAAGAGAAGAGAAACCAGTGA